One Longimicrobiales bacterium genomic window, TTCCAGACGCTGCACGCGGGTGCCCCATATATCGCCGCGGTCGCGATCATCCCGATCATCCCAGTCATCATCCCGGTCGCGGCGATCCGTACGCCGTGCGCTCGAGCGCACCTCGATCCGGTCCGCCCACGCCGTATTGTTGCGATCGTACGCCAGCCGCATCTGCACCTGGTCGCCACGCTCCAGCGATGACACCGGGTACTCACGGTTCTGATAGACCACACGCGTACGATTGTCATATCGGACCGTCTGGTCCCGGCCATACTGCTCGCGGACCTGAATCCGACCGCGCCTCGTGTCTACCGAGCGCACCTCGCCGTACAGCGACGTGCCGCCCCCGAAGACGTCTCCCATTCCGCCGAGACTCTCCAGTGGCGCGCACGCCGCCGCCGATCCGGCCAGCAGCCCGATCGACATCATGATTTTCATCCGTCTCATCGTGCTTCTCCTGCTTGACTCGCGACGAAAGCGACTGTCTCTTCGGAGGGGCAACGGAGGGACCAGCGCGGAAAGCGCGCAACGGCGCCATTTGTGATTCGGGCCCGTCCCCCGGCGAGGACGGTGGCGCGGCCCCGCGTACGGACAACCGACCGACACCAGCAGGCAGGGCGGCCAACTTGAACGTGGGAACCAGGTCCGGCGTTGCACGCGCGCTGAGACGGCTGCGCACCGTGATCTTCTGGCTCCACCTGACCGCCGGACTCAGCGCTGCGGCCATCATCCTGACCATGTCGGTCACGGGCGTGCTGCTCACCTATCAGCGGCAGATCCAGGCCTGGGCGGATACGCGCGGGCTCGACGCCGGACCGCCGGCGGTGACCGACGCGACTGACGAAACGACGGGTGCGCCGACCCCGCTGTCACCGGAGGCGCTCCTGGAGCGGGTCGCCGCAACGCACCCCGGCACAGTGACGTCGGTACGCTGGAGCCGTGATCCCGCTGCGCCTGTCGAGGTCGCGCTCGGCCGCGACGTGACGTTGTTCGTGAACGGATACACGGGCTCAGTGCTCGGCGACGGATCGGAACGAACGCGCGCGTTCTTCCGTACCGTGCTCGACTGGCACCGCTGGCTGGGACTGAAGGAGGACCTGCGGCCACGGGGCCGCGCTGTGACGGGTGCAGCGAACCTGCTGTTCCTCTTCATCGTGATCGCGGGCGTTTACCTCTGGTGGCCGCGCAACGTGACGCGCCGTTCATTCCGCAGTGTTCTCGTGTTCCGCACCGGGTTGCGGGGCAAGGCGCGCGATTTCAACTGGCACAATGTCATCGGTATCTGGTCCGTGGTGCCGCTGATCATCGTCATCGCTTCGGGCGTCGTGATCTCTTATGCGATTGCGAGCGCAGCAGTCGCACGGCTTGCGGGATGGGACGCCCCGGCCGCCATGATGGCGCCAGCGCCGACCGCGGGTCCGTCGGCGGGCGTGACCGCACGTTCATCCCCCGATCGGGAACCCGTCCCGCCAGCCGACATGGCACCGGCGGACACGATGGCACCGCAGGCATTTCTGCTCGGGCGCGCACGCGCGCAGATGCCGGACTGGCGCTGGGTGACCGTGCGCCTCCCCGTGAGGGACGGCCGGGTCGTGTACACGCTCGATGGCGGCTACCCCGGCCAGCCGCAGAAGCGCGCGCAGGTCACGCTGTCCGCCGCAACGGGCGACGTCGTCAGCT contains:
- a CDS encoding DUF5666 domain-containing protein, translated to MRRMKIMMSIGLLAGSAAACAPLESLGGMGDVFGGGTSLYGEVRSVDTRRGRIQVREQYGRDQTVRYDNRTRVVYQNREYPVSSLERGDQVQMRLAYDRNNTAWADRIEVRSSARRTDRRDRDDDWDDRDDRDRGDIWGTRVQRLEGRVQAVDVRRGYFTVTGTRSRVLVYMPRNARREDVRRFERLRRGERVRVEVRSRGRGDQAELVRFR
- a CDS encoding PepSY-associated TM helix domain-containing protein produces the protein MGTRSGVARALRRLRTVIFWLHLTAGLSAAAIILTMSVTGVLLTYQRQIQAWADTRGLDAGPPAVTDATDETTGAPTPLSPEALLERVAATHPGTVTSVRWSRDPAAPVEVALGRDVTLFVNGYTGSVLGDGSERTRAFFRTVLDWHRWLGLKEDLRPRGRAVTGAANLLFLFIVIAGVYLWWPRNVTRRSFRSVLVFRTGLRGKARDFNWHNVIGIWSVVPLIIVIASGVVISYAIASAAVARLAGWDAPAAMMAPAPTAGPSAGVTARSSPDREPVPPADMAPADTMAPQAFLLGRARAQMPDWRWVTVRLPVRDGRVVYTLDGGYPGQPQKRAQVTLSAATGDVVSWDPFSSQARAQRVRSILRYAHTGEVLGLAGQTVAGIVSAAAVVLVWTGVALALRRFGAWRRRRRRGGRAAPAVR